A window of Massilia sp. NR 4-1 genomic DNA:
ACTACCAACCCGCCGCCGCCGCCGTCAACCGCGGCTAGTCCGGCGGCGGCAGGCTTATTTGCCGCCGTAGATCTTGTCGAATTCGCCGCCGTCGTCGAAGTGCTTCTTCTGGGCCGCGCGCCAGCCGCCGAAGACTTCATCCACGCTGAGCAGGGTGATGGGCTTGAAGCTGGCCGCGTATTTCTTGGCCACCGCCTCCGAACGCGGGCGCAGGAAGTGCTTGGCGATGATTTCCTGGCCGGCCTCGCTGTACAGGAAGTTCAGGTAAGCCGTGGCCTGCTTGCGCAGATTGCGGCGCTCGACCACCTTGTCGACCACGGCCACCGGCGATTCGGCCAGGATCGAGGTGGACGGGTAGACGACTTCGAAATTGTCGCCGAATTCGCCGCGCACCAGCTGCACCTCGTTTTCGAAGGTCACCAGCACGTCGCCGATCTGGCGCTGGGTGAAGGTGGTGGTGGCGGCGCGGCCGCCGGTGTCGAGGATCGGCACGTTCTTGAAGATCTTGCCCACCAGCTCGCGCGCCTGGGCTTCATTGCCGCCTTTTTTCAGCACCGAACCCCAGGCCGCCAGATAGGTGTAGCGGCCGTTGCCCGAGGTTTTGGGGTTGGGGATGATGACCTGCACGCCGGGCTTGGCCAGGTCGTTCCAGTCCTTGATGGCTTTCGGATTGCCCTTGCGCACCAGGTACACGACGGTCGAGTAGAACGGCGCCGCGCCGTGCGGGAATTTCTTGCTCCAATCGGCCGCCACCAGGCCGCGGTCGGCCAGCAGGTCGATGTCGTTGGCCTGGTTCATCGTCACCACCGACGCTTCCAGGCCGTCGGCCACGGAGCGCGCCTGCTTGGAGGAGCCGCCATGCGACTGGTTCACCGTCAGCGTTTCGCCGGTGTGTTTTTTGTAGTCGGCGATGAAGGCGGGGTTGATGTCCTTGAACAGTTCGCGCGTCACGTCGTAGGAGACGTTGAGCAGGGTGGGGTCGGCGGCGCTGGCGCCCAGGGGCAGGGCGAGGGCGGCTGTGGCGAGGAGGGCACTGATTTGACGGCGTTTGCGGCTAAATGCGTTTTTTGCTGTTTGCATGGTGGGCTCTTATTGTGAAAACAGATATCAATGGTCTAAAATTCGGCGCCGAAAAGATACGAATTTTTCGTAATATGCTTAGATAGTATGGGATCAACGCCTTTTCGGGAGCTGGTGTATAGTCGGCTTGTGGATGGAATTTTTGTGAGTACGCATGAGTCTTGAAATTCGTATTGCAGCATCGGCCGACGCCCCGGCGGCATGCCAGGTACTGCGCCGTTCAATTACGGAATGTTGCATCGCGGACCACAATAACGATCCCGCCATTCTGGATGCCTGGCTGGGCAACAAAAACACGCAGACCGTGGCCAGCTGGTTCGAGTCCCCCACCAATTTTTCCCTGGTTGCCGTGGAGAACGGCGCGGTGGTCGGTGTCGCCCTGCTGACGGCGGCCGGCAAGCTGGCCCTGTGCTATCTGCTGCCGGAGGCGCGCCATAAGGGGGCGGGCAAGGCCCTGCTGAGCCGGATCGAGGCGCAGGCCGCGAGCTGGGGCGTCAAGGCGCTGCAGCTGCACAGCACGGCCAGCGGCGAGGACTTCTTCGCGCGCCAGGGCTATATCCGCTCCGGCAATGTGCGTTCGCCATATGGGGTGGACACGGTCTTCTTCTGGAAGCAGCTGGGGGCGGAAAGCTGTCCGCCGGAAGCCGGGCGCAAGCGCTTTTGCGGCTGCGGTTCGGCCTGAGTCCTCCTTAGAGCAAGCCCATGTGCGCGGCCTCGTAGACGGCCTCGCCGCGCGTGTGCACGCCCAGCTTGCGGTAGATGCGCTTGACATGGTGGGCCGCCGTGTGCGGCGAGATGCCGTGCAGGCCGCCGATTTCATTCATGGTCAGGCCCTTGCCCAGGGCGCGCAGGATATCGCTTTCGCGCTTGGTCAGCGGGGTGGCCAGCGGCGCGGGCGCGTTGGCCTGCAGCCGGCGCAGCAGCTGGCGGGCGCTGGTCGGGCACAGGAAGGCGCTGCCGCTGCGCAGCGCGCGCAGGCAGTCGCGCAGCTCGGCGGCGCTGCATCCGGTTTGCAGGCAGGCATTGGCGCCGGCCTGCAGGCAGGCGTAGAGCAGGGCGTCGTCGCCGCTCTTGGCCACCACGGCCACGGCGCAGTCCGGATGGCTGTCGAGCGCCAGCCGCGTCAGCCGCGGCGCCTGGCTATCGGCCAGGTGGCAGAGAATCAGGTAGACATTGGCGCTGCTGCGGCTGATCAGCGTTTCGGCGGCGGCCGGGCTGCTGGCGTAGCCGAGCGGCAGCACGCCGGAGTCGGCCGCGATCAGGCTGCGCAGATGCTGGCGCGTGCTGGGGCAGTCGGCAATGAGGGCAATGGCAGTGGGCATGAAAGCGGTCGCCGCAAGGGCAAATGCTGTACATGCTTCATGATAGCTTGGGGCGCCCAGGCCCGCAAAGCCGGGCTTAGAAGCCGACGGCCAGCGGCAGCGGCGGCGCTTCGAACTGGACCTGGCCGGCGCCGAACATTTTCAGTTCGCCGGGCTGGAAGGCGGTCCAGGCTTCGTTCGAGGTCAGCGGTTCGGTGGCGATGACGGCGATGCGGTCGTCCAGGTGGTTGTGCTGGCTGAAGTCGATGCTCAGGTCGCAGTCGATGAGCTTGGCCACCGAGAAGGGATAGGCGCGCAGCACATAGTGCAGCTTGGTGCTGCAATGGGCAAACAGGGTGTCGCCGTCGGACAGGATGAAGTTGAAGGTGCCGTGGGCGGCGATTTCCTCGGCCAGCAGGCTCAGTTCGGCATACAGGGCATCGCGCGCCGGTTGCGCGGCGAAACGCTGGCCCAGGCGCGACAGCAGGTAGCAGAAGGCGCGCTCGCTATCGGTGTCGCCTTCCGGCGTGTAGGCGCCGGCGGCCGGGGCGAAGTCCTTGAGGTCGCCGTTGTGGGCGAAAGTCCAGGTGCGGCCCCACAGCTGGCGCTTGAAGGGATGGCAGTTTTCGCGCGCGATGCGGCCTTGGGTGGCTTTGCGGATATGCGCGATCACATTGCTGGCCTTCAGCGGCTGCTGCTTGATGCTGGCCGCCAGCGGCGAGGCGATGCAGGGCAGGTGGTCGGCAAAGATCCGGCATTCGTCCTTGCTGTGGAAGGCGATGCCCCAGCCATCCTTGTGCTCGCCCGTGCGGCCGCCGCGCTCGGCAAAACCGGAAAAGGAAAATCCCAGGTTGGCGGGCTTGCTGCTGTTCATTGCGAGGAGCTGGCACATGGTATGGACGCGAAATTGTTGCTGACGGTCCCAAGATACCGAGGAACTGGCTGAGCAGGAACGAATCAATTCTTATATGCATATTCACCGGGGTTCATCCACCCTTTATGTATATGAGTTATAAGCTAGGGAAAAAGCATTCTTTCGGTTTTGCCGGCCGAGCGCGTAGGCTAGGGGTTCTGGCGCCATGGGCGCATGAAGGAGCACTATGAAATTTCCTGTCCTGCAAAACTATCTGGCGCGCCTGTCCGATCCGGCCGCCACGGCCTCCACCATCTGGCTCGACAGCGAGGGCCGCGCCCTGGGCCGCTTCTTCAACTGCACCATGACCAGCGCCTTCCAGCCGGTGCGCCAGCTGGATACCGGCCGCGTCTTCGCCTACGAGGGCCTGGCGCGCAGCGTGTCGGCGGCCGATGACGGCTTGTCGCTGTGGAAGCTGCTCGACCATGCCGCCAGCGACGACGAGTCGGTGGAACTGGACCGGCTGTGCCGCATGCTGCATGCGATCAATTTCTTCCGCCAGAACGAGAGCGGCGACGCCGTCAACGGCGGCGCCGACCTGTACCTGAATGTGCACGACCGGCTGTTGAGCGCGGTGAGCAGCAACCACGGCTATGCCTTCCAGCGCATCCTCGATGCGCTCGGCCTGCCCATCGGCCGCGTGGTGCTGCAACTGCCGCAGGTGAATGCGCAGCAGGGCTGGCTGCTCAATTATGTGTCCGACAATTACCGCCGCAACGGCTTCCGCTTCGCCGTCAATGTCTCGGGCGGACGCGAGGGGCTGAACCTGCTGGAGCGGGTGCGGCCCGATGTGGTGAAGGTCGATGCGCGTGCCTTGCACGACGAGCCGGCCCTGGTGGAGCTGCTGCTGCGCAGCGCCTCGGTGGGCGCCCAGCTGGTGTTCAAGCGCCTGGAAGAGCCGCAAGTGCTGTCGGCGGTGCGCCGCATCGGCGAGCTGGCCGGCCTGCCGGTGCTGGGCCAGGGCTATCTGCTGGACAATCCGCGCCCGGCCTTGCTGGAAGCGGCGCCGCCGCGCCAGCTGGCGGCCTGAACCCGGCCGAAGACTTAAACTTGGCTTAAGGAAAGCAGCATAGTTGGCGCACGAAGTTAAAGGAATTTCTCAACTCCCCCCGCTATACGCTATAGTACCCGCATTGTTTGATTGGACATGCTATGGCAACGCGCAGAGAATTTTTACAGAAAGGGCTGGGCCTGACGGCGGCCGGCTGCATCGGCGTGCCGCTGATCGGCTGCGCTTCCAGCCGCGCGGCCGAGACGGCCGGCGCGCGCCAGGCCGCCGCGGCCAGGAGCGGCCACGCGGCCGCGCCGCGCAGCGCCGCCAAACCGGTGCAACTGGCCCAGGCCGCGCCGCTGGCGCCGGCCGAGCTGGCGCCGCCGCCCGATATTTTCGACGCCCAGGCGCTCGACCTGGAATTCTGGCTCAAGCCGCGCACCCTGCACGTGATCCGGCCCGCCAGCGGCGAGAAGAGCAAGCTGCTGTACTGGCGCGATGGCGAGGTGATCGACACGGCCTACCAGGAACTGTGCCATCTGCTGCGCGACGTGAACGGCCGCGAAACGGCCCAGATCGATCCCAAGCTGCTGGAAACCCTGTGGGGCGCGCAAGCCTTCGTGGCGCGCTATGGCATCGACAGCCCGGTGGAAATCCTGTCCGGCTACCGCACGCCGAGTTCCAACAAGCGCCTGATCGAGCAGGGCATTCCGGCCGCGCGCCAATCCCTGCACATGGAAGGCAAGGCGGCCGACATCCGCATCCCGAACCTGAACGCCGAGGTGCTGGGCGGCCTGGTCAAGAGTTTCGGCCAGGGCGGGGTGGGCTTCTATTACCGCGAAGGGCCGCGCGGCGGCTGGATCCACGCGGATACCGGCCTGAAGCGCACCTGGAAGGGTTGAGGCCAGCGGCCTGCCCCGTTTCAGCGGTAGTAATACGGGCGGGTCGGCACGGCGTCGCGCAGCGCCCGTTCCCGCGCGTCGACATCCTGGCGCCGCTCCCACCACAGATACCAGCCGCGCCGCTGCTCGGCGACGGCGGCCGGATGCTGGTCCAGATAGCCGCGCATGAACTGCTCGAATTCCGACACATAGCCCGGGTGGAAAGGCCGCCAGGGCCGGCTTTCAGCTGCTTTCATGTTTCCTCCCGTCTTCGGTTACACTGGCGGGCTCGAACAGCCACCAGTAACAGACAGCCCATGCAGGACAATCACGATGCGGCCAAGCCGCGCTTCCGCCCAGTGCCGTGGACGGCGCTGGAAACCCCGGCCGATGCCGAGCTGTGGATCGCCGAGCACAATCTCGCTTTGCAAGAGCATATCGCGCCCAACGAAACGGGCTACGGCGTCTGCTTCACGCTGGCCGAGGGCGGCGACCTTTTCATGCAGACCGCCGACGGCGCCCTGATTCTCGATCTTACGCCGGAAGCCGAATGGGTGGCGCCCCTGATCGCCGCCGTGGCCCAGGCCGCGCCGCCGCAGGGCGCGCTGTGGCTGCTGCCCGACGATAAGCTGGTGCAGCTGCTGATCGGCTTGAGCAGCCTGATCGCCAGCACCACCCTGGTGGTCGGCCACCGTTTCGGCCGCGCCGGCCGCCGCCCGTTTTAAACCACGCCAAGAAGGAACATCCCATGCGCAGAGCCGTCCTGACCCTGATCGCCGCCAGCCTGCTGGCCGGCGCCACGCTGCCCGCCGGCGCCGCCGACCTGCTGGCCACGGCGCGCGCGCGCGGCACGCTGAAAATCGCGCTGGAAGGCACCTACCCGCCCTTCAATTACAAAGATCCGAAAACCGGCGAGCTGAGCGGCTACGATGTGGACGTGGCGCGCCTGCTGGCGGCCAAGCTGGGCTTGAAGCCGGAATTCGTCGCCACCGAATGGAGCGCCATCCTGGCCGGCCTGGCCAGCGGCAAATACGACATCATCGTCAACCAGGTCGGTATCAATCCCAAGCGCGAACAGGTTTTCGATTTTTCCCAGCCGTATACCTATTCCACGCCGCAGCTGCTGCAGCGCCAGCACGATAAGGCGGTGTATGCCGCGCTGACGGACCTGCGCGGCAAGCGCCTGGGCGTCGGCCAGGGCAGCGTGTTCGAGCAGCAGGCCAAGGCGGCGCCGGGCATCGATGTGCGCAGCTATCCGGGCGCGCCGGAATACCTGCAAGACCTGGCCGTGGGCCGCATCGACGCCGCCCTGAATGACAGCCTGATGGTGGCCTGGCTGGTGAAGACCAGCAAGCTGCCGCTGCGCGCCGGGGCGCGCGTGGGCAAGGTGGAGCGCATGGGCATCCCGTTCCAGAAGAATAATCCGCAGTTCAAGGCCGCCGTCGACAAGGCGCTGGCCGAGGCGGCGGCCGACGGCAGCCTGCGCGCCATTTCCCAGAAGTGGTTCGACGCCGACGTGAGCAAGGCGCCCTAAGTGATGGTCTGGCCCGGTCTGGACCAGCTGCCCGAGCTGCTGGCCTTGTTGCACGAGGCGGCGCCGGCCCTGGGCCAGGGCGCGGCCTATACCCTGGCGTTCGCCGTGGCCGCCATGCTGGGCGGCCTGCTGATCGGCTTTCCCGTGGCCGTGCTGCGCATCCTGCCCTGGCGCCTGGCGCGCTGGCCGGCCGCCGTGTATGTCAGCCTGATGCGCGGCACGCCGCTGCTGGTGCAGATGTTCGTCATCTATTACGGCCTGCCCAGCATCGGCATCGAGTTCGCGCCGCTGACGGCCGGCGTGCTGGCGCTGAGCCTGAATGCCGGCGCGTATCTGTCGGAAAGCCTGCGCGGCGCCATCCAGAGCATCGCCAAGGGCCAGTGGGCGGCCAGTTTCAGCCTGGGCCTGGGTTATGGCCAGACCCTGCGCCACGTGGTGCTGCCGCAGGCCTTGCGCGTGGCGGTGCCGTCCATGAGCAATACCTTGATCAGCCTGGTCAAGGATACCTCGCTGGTCTCGGTCATCACGGTGACCGAGCTGATGCTCTCGACCAAGGAAGCGATCGCCACCAGCTTCCGCCCCCTGCCGCTGTATCTGGCGGCGGCCGCCATTTACTGGGCGCTGAGCCTGCTGTTTGAAGCCTTGCAGGGCGTGGCCGAACGGCGTCTGAACCGGGCCCACCGCCCGCCCTGAGCGTGCTCGACATCGCCCCATGCGCATGGTAGTCTAGTCTTGCCGAAAGACCATTGCATGAACGAGGGCTTATGGACGAAGAGCAGCAAGCAGCGCCGGACGGTCTACGGCCGGCGGCGGCCTATGCGGGGCCGGAGCTGAGCCCGGTGCCGGACCTGGATCCCTACGCCATGCTGGCCGACAGTCCCGGCCGCTTGCCGCTGGCCGCCACCGAATACGCTGCCAGCGCGGTGCGCCTGCGCGCCGAGCGCGAGCAAGATTATTTCAACGATATCTATCTGCTGGCGCCGGTCGGCTACTTCGTGCTGGCGCTGGACACCACGGTGCTGCTGATGAATCTGGTGGGCGCCGACCTGCTCGGCATCCCGCGCGCCAATCCCCAGCGCCTGCGCTTGCGCGGTTTTATCGCCCAGCGCTTCCTGCCCGATTTCGACGCCTTTGTCAGCGCGGCCCTGAACAGCCGCGAGCCGCAGCGCTGCCAAGTGCAGATGACGCGCGGGCGCGGCGACCGCGGCTTCCCCGTGACGCTGCTGGCCAGCGGCAGCGGCGACGGCCAGAGCTTCCGTGTGGTGCTGGAGCTGGCCGAAGGCAAGCTGGCGGCGCTGGAGCGCAGCGAGGAACGCTTCCGCCGCATCGTGCACAACGCCGAGGAGGGCATCTGGGAAGTCGACGCCAGCGCGCGCACCAGCTTCGTCAATCCCAAGATGGCGCAGATGCTGGGCTATACCATCGAGGAAATGCTGGAGCAGCCGCTGCAGCATTTCATGGACGAGGAGGGGCGCACCCTGTTCGAGCACAATATCGCCAGCCGGCTGCAGGGCGTGGCCGAGCGCCACGATTTCAAATTCCGGCGCAAGAGCGGCGAGGAACTGTGGGCCAGCCTGTCGACCAATCCCATCTTCGACGGCGACGGCGCCTATCTGGGCGCGCTGGCCCTGGTCACCGACATCACGGCGCAGCGCCAGTCGAGCGAGGAAGTGTGGCGCCAGGCCAATTTCGACACCCTGACCGGCCTGCCCAACCGACATATGTTCCAGGACCGGCTGGGCCAGGAAATGAAGAAGGCCAAGCGCGACAATATGTTCCTGGCCCTGCTGTTCATCGACCTCGACCAGTTCAAGGAAGTCAACGACCGCCTCGGCCACGCCATGGGCGACCGCCTGCTGGCCGAGGCGGCCGCGCGCATCGCCGCCTGTGTGCGCGCCTCCGACACGCTGGCGCGCCTGGGCGGCGACGAATTCGTCGTGATCCTGCCCGGCCTGGAGCACGCGGCCAGCGTGGAGCGCGTGGCGCAGAACATCATCAGCGCCTTGAACCAGCCCTTCCAGTTGGCGCGCGAGCAGGGCCGGGTCTCGGCCAGCGTCGGCATCGCGCTGTTCCCGAGCGACGCCGCCGAGCCGGCCGACCTGCTGAGCCATGCCGACCAAGCCATGTATGCGGCCAAGTCGGGCGGGCGCAACCGCTACTGCTATTTCACCGCCGATATGCAGGCCGCGGCCCAGCAGCGCCTGCGCCTGTCGGGCGATTTGCGGCGCGCGCTCGACGCCGGCGAATTCCAGCTGTATTACCAGCCCATCGTCAATCTGCGCAGCGGCCGCATCGAGCGCGCCGAGGCGCTGCTGCGCTGGCATCATCCGCAGCGCGGCATGCTGAATCCGCCCGAATTCATCGGCAATGCCGAGGCGAGCGGGCTGATCGTGGATATCGGCGACTGGGTCTTCCGCCAGGCGGCCGACCAGGCCCAGGCCTGGCAGCGCGAGCTGGGTTGGCCGCTGCAGATCAGCGTCAACCAGTCGCCCGTGCAATTCCGCGGCGACCCCGCCTTCTGCCAGGGCTGGCTCGACTATGTCAACCAGTTGCAGCTGGCGCCGCGCAGCATCGTCATCGAAATCACGGAAAGCATCCTGACCGAAGCGGCCGGCGCCGTGCTCGACCGGCTGCGCCAGTTCCGCGCCATGGGCCTGCAGGTCGCGCTCGATGACTTCGGCACCGGCCATGGCTCGCTGGCCCACCTCAAGCAGTTCGAACTGGACTATCTGAAAATCGACCGCAGCTTCGTGCAGGGCTTGAGCGGCGATAGCGGCGGCCTGGCCTTATGCGAAGCCATCATCGTCATGGCCCACAAGCTGGGCCTGCAGGTGGTGGCCGAAGGGGTGGAAAGTGAAGTCCAGCTGGCCCTGCTGCAAGCGGCCGGCTGCGACTATGCCCAAGGCTTCGTCTACGCCCACGCCATGCCGCCCGCCGAGCTGGCGGCGATGATCCGGCGCGAAGCGGCCAACGACGGCGCCAGCCGGGCCGTTTGATCGCGCGCAAAGCCCATGTCCCCCTGGCGCCGGGCGCCAGGGGGACATGGGCTGCGCTGGATCAAAGGGGCTATTAGGCGCTCAGGCGCAGCAGGGAGACCACGCGGTCGCGGCTGATGCCGACCAGGGCGGAATTCAGGGCCAGCAGATTGCTGTAACTGGGTTCCTTGGCGACGTCGGCGAAGCGCAGCGCGGCTTCGTCGATGCCGGCGACGTCGATTTCGGCCATGGCGGCGGCGGCGCGGTGGCTCGCTTCGTACAGCGCGGTATTGACCTTGGCCAGCGCCGCTTCGACGTGGGACAGGGCCTGCATGACCTGCTGCAGGGTGCGGCGGATGGATTCGACGTCGGAGGCGCCCCAGCCTTCGGGCGTGATGATGGGCGCTTCTTCTTCGGTCTTGATGCGGTTCAGCTGGCCGGCCGGGAAGCGGATGCCGCCGCCCTGCACGGAAAAGCCCTCGCGGATGGCGGGGAACAGGGCTTCCTCGGCCACGAAGATCAACTCGCCGGCATCGTTGACCGACACGCTCATGCCGGCCGGTGCCAGCGTCTGGTTGAAGCGGGCCACGATTTCGCCATCGCTCAGGCCCGGGGTCAGGGTCAGGGAGCGCAGGTTCTGCGCGCTGCCGTTGAGCGAAATGGCCAGGGTTTCGCGCGCGCCGCTGCGCAGATTGGCCATGCTCATGCCGCGCACGGTGAAGCGCTGCACGGCCGGCTCGCTGCTGCTGAATTCAAGCTGGGGATCGAGCGTGCCGCCGGCCGCTTCGCTGCGGTTGCGCCAGGTGTCGTTGAATTGGCGCAGGCGCGCTTCGACCTGGCCGTCACGCTGCTGGCGGCTGGCCAGGCGGCCGGCCAGTTCGGTTTTCAGGGCGCGCAGCTGGGCGGCGCTTTGTTCCAGGAAATCCACGGCTTGCTGGGCTCCGGAGATGTCGTTTTGCAACGGTTGATCCAGGTTGCTGAGGCCGCGGCGCAGAGGGGCGGCATTGCCGCTGCCCGTGACGGGCGCGGCGGCGGTATCGGCCGCGGTCTTCAGCCCGGCGGCGTCGACCTGGCTGGTGGAACCGCTCTGGCCGGCGGCGATTCCATTGGGGCTGGAGCGCTGGACGATTTGCATGATGGTCGTTTACAGAAGCTTGAAGAGGGACAGGTCGCTGATCTTGGTATAGGCCTTGTAAGTAGCCTGCAAGGCAATATTGTAACCGTTCAGATCAGTGGCGGCGACAGCGTAGTCCAGCTGGCTCAGATCGTTGAGCGCACTCTGGTTCGACAGGCTGACGTTGGCGTGGTTATTGCCCAACGTCGTGATCACATTCTGCGCGCCGCCGAATTCGGCGATGCGGCCGGCCACCAGGCCGATGGCATCGTCGATCGCATTCAGATTGGCCGTCAGCGCGGCGCGCGTGGCGGCATTGGTGGGCGAGGCGGTGGGCGCGGCCAACGCGGCGGCGGCCAGGTCCATTTTGTTCAGCAGCACTTCCACGCCGCTGACATCGACGTTCGCGGCCTGGACGATGCCACTACCGACCACCACGTCTTGCTTGGCGGTATTGCCCGCGTAGCTGAAACGCGTGCCGCTGCCGACCACGCCGGTATCGGTCAGCGGGGCGGTGGCGGTCAGGGTGCCGGAGAAGATGTATTTGCCTTCCTGGTCGCGCGTATTGCCATTGTAGTAAATACTATCGAGCAGGGAACGCAGCGGGGTGGCGATGGCATTCAGGTCGGCCGGGGTGTTGTGGGTGTCGAGCGCCAGCACCATCAGGTCGCGCGCCTCGTTGAGGTCGTTGACCATGCCCTGCATATAGGTTTCATTGTGCGCCAGGCGGATTTTGACGGCGGCGATATTGTCGCGGTATTGGTTGACAATGGATTCTTCGCGCAGCAGGCGCGAGATGCGCACATTGGCGATCGGGTCGTCCGACGGCACCAGCAGCTTGCTGCCGCTGGCCATTTTTTCCGTCAGCTTGGACAGGGCTTCCTGGTTCAAGCCCAGGGAGCGGTTCATACTGGCCTGAAATTGGCTGCTGGCGATACGCATGATAAATCCTTAATTGAACATGGCGAGGGTGGAATCGAACAGGCTGTTGGCCACGGCAATGGCTTTCATATTCGCCTGATACATTTTCTGGAACTCGACCAGGTTGATCGCTTCCTCGTCCTCATTGACGCCGCTGGTGGACGCCCAGTCCTCCTCGGCCTGCTCGCGGATGGTGGAGGCGTTCTTGAGCAGCGACTGATTCTGCTTGCTGTCGATGCCGAGCTTGCCGACCAGCTGGGTGTCGGCGTCGCCGATCTGCACATTGCCGATCGAAGTCAGGTTGACGGCACTGTTTTTGATGGCGATCAGTTTTTGCAGATTGCCGCTGTCGCCGGGCGCGCCGGTGGCGGAGAAGGCCAGGTCGTCGCCTTTGAAATTGCTGGCCACGTTCAGCAGGCCGCCGGTGCCGGAGGCGTTATATACAAACAGCGGGGTGCCAGCCGTCGGCGGGACATGGGCATTCTGGCCGAGGGCTTGCTGGGCATTGACTTTGTTGCTCAGGTCTTCAGCCAGCTGCATGATGGAGGTTTGCAGCGGGGCCAGCATATTCTTCTCGAAATCGGCCAAGCCGCCCATGGAGCCGCCAATGCGGGTGGCGTCCAGGCCGAAGATGGTCCCGGCAAAGTCCAGGCGCAGCTCGGCCGTGGTGGCCGGCGGGACGGTAACCAGCTGCAGCTGGGAGGCCAGCTTGCCGGCCACCAGCGGCTGGCCGCTTTTGAGCGACACGGTGCTGCTGCCGTCGGGCTGCTGCAGCACTTCGATCGCCATCATTTTGGACAGATCGTCGATGGCCAGATCGCGCTCGTCGACCAGGGCTGAAGTATTGGTGCCCAGGGAACCTGCCAGCGCGATACGGTCATTCAGGTCGGCGATATTGGCGATCAGGGTATTGGCCTGAGGCAGCATCGATTCGCGCTGCTGCTGCACCGACAGCTGCTGATTGCGCGTCACCGAATAAATACTGTTGATGGCCTGGGCCATGGCGCCGGCGGCCGTCACCACCTGGCCGCGCAGCGGCGTGGAGACGGGGTCGACGCCGGCCGCGTTCAGGGCTTGGAAGAATTGGTCGATGCCATTGCTGATGCTGGTCTTGTCTTCGCCCATGATTTTTTCCAGCTGGTTCAGATAAGGCTGGCTCTGGGTGCGCATGCCCAATTCGGAATTGGCGCGCCACAGTTGCTGGCTCTTATAGGAATCGCTGAAACGCAGCAGGGAGCTGACCTGGACGCCCAGGCCGGGGCCGTTCATGCCCTGGGAGGGGCCCAGCGCCGTCAGCAGCACACCCTGGCGGGTATAGCCGCGGGTTTTCATATTGGCCGTGTTCTGGCTGGTGGCGTTGATCGCGGCCTGGGCGGCGAGGGCGCCGCTAAGTGCATTCCTGATGGCGGTCATTGTGACGGTTCTTTCCTGGAGTGGGGCGAGGGACCGGCGCCAGGAGGGCGCCAGGATCCGTTACTAAACTAAGGCGACCGCTTACGGAATTGTATTAAGCGGCGGCGGGAGGTTTTTTCTCAGTGGCAATGTTGCCGGGATGCGGGGCCGGCGCGGGCGCGGCCGGCAGCAGCTGGCGCAGGATGGCGTCGGCCACGCCGAAGGCATGGCGGTTGGCCAGGCTGTCGGCCACCAGGTTGTCGGCCATGTCCAGCATGTCCTGGTTCACCTCGTCCTTGAAGATACTGTCCTCGCCGGCCATTTCGCGCGTCGAATTGCGCATCTGGTGCAACAGGTGGCTGATGAAGAAGCTTTCGAACTTGGTGGCGGCCTCGGTGGCCTTGGCGCGGTAGGCCGGGTCGACGCCGTCCTGCGCCGGCTGGGCGGCGGCGATGCGCTCCTGTTCCTCGGCGGCCAGGGCGGGATGGTGCAGGGGGGAAATGCGGTTGTCCATCAGATCACCACCAGTTCGCCTTCGATGGCGCCAGCCTGGTCCAGCGCTTGCAGGATCGCCATGATATCGT
This region includes:
- a CDS encoding sulfate ABC transporter substrate-binding protein — encoded protein: MQTAKNAFSRKRRQISALLATAALALPLGASAADPTLLNVSYDVTRELFKDINPAFIADYKKHTGETLTVNQSHGGSSKQARSVADGLEASVVTMNQANDIDLLADRGLVAADWSKKFPHGAAPFYSTVVYLVRKGNPKAIKDWNDLAKPGVQVIIPNPKTSGNGRYTYLAAWGSVLKKGGNEAQARELVGKIFKNVPILDTGGRAATTTFTQRQIGDVLVTFENEVQLVRGEFGDNFEVVYPSTSILAESPVAVVDKVVERRNLRKQATAYLNFLYSEAGQEIIAKHFLRPRSEAVAKKYAASFKPITLLSVDEVFGGWRAAQKKHFDDGGEFDKIYGGK
- a CDS encoding GNAT family N-acetyltransferase produces the protein MSLEIRIAASADAPAACQVLRRSITECCIADHNNDPAILDAWLGNKNTQTVASWFESPTNFSLVAVENGAVVGVALLTAAGKLALCYLLPEARHKGAGKALLSRIEAQAASWGVKALQLHSTASGEDFFARQGYIRSGNVRSPYGVDTVFFWKQLGAESCPPEAGRKRFCGCGSA
- a CDS encoding response regulator transcription factor encodes the protein MPTAIALIADCPSTRQHLRSLIAADSGVLPLGYASSPAAAETLISRSSANVYLILCHLADSQAPRLTRLALDSHPDCAVAVVAKSGDDALLYACLQAGANACLQTGCSAAELRDCLRALRSGSAFLCPTSARQLLRRLQANAPAPLATPLTKRESDILRALGKGLTMNEIGGLHGISPHTAAHHVKRIYRKLGVHTRGEAVYEAAHMGLL
- a CDS encoding class II glutamine amidotransferase, which codes for MNSSKPANLGFSFSGFAERGGRTGEHKDGWGIAFHSKDECRIFADHLPCIASPLAASIKQQPLKASNVIAHIRKATQGRIARENCHPFKRQLWGRTWTFAHNGDLKDFAPAAGAYTPEGDTDSERAFCYLLSRLGQRFAAQPARDALYAELSLLAEEIAAHGTFNFILSDGDTLFAHCSTKLHYVLRAYPFSVAKLIDCDLSIDFSQHNHLDDRIAVIATEPLTSNEAWTAFQPGELKMFGAGQVQFEAPPLPLAVGF
- a CDS encoding EAL domain-containing protein; its protein translation is MKFPVLQNYLARLSDPAATASTIWLDSEGRALGRFFNCTMTSAFQPVRQLDTGRVFAYEGLARSVSAADDGLSLWKLLDHAASDDESVELDRLCRMLHAINFFRQNESGDAVNGGADLYLNVHDRLLSAVSSNHGYAFQRILDALGLPIGRVVLQLPQVNAQQGWLLNYVSDNYRRNGFRFAVNVSGGREGLNLLERVRPDVVKVDARALHDEPALVELLLRSASVGAQLVFKRLEEPQVLSAVRRIGELAGLPVLGQGYLLDNPRPALLEAAPPRQLAA
- a CDS encoding DUF882 domain-containing protein — protein: MATRREFLQKGLGLTAAGCIGVPLIGCASSRAAETAGARQAAAARSGHAAAPRSAAKPVQLAQAAPLAPAELAPPPDIFDAQALDLEFWLKPRTLHVIRPASGEKSKLLYWRDGEVIDTAYQELCHLLRDVNGRETAQIDPKLLETLWGAQAFVARYGIDSPVEILSGYRTPSSNKRLIEQGIPAARQSLHMEGKAADIRIPNLNAEVLGGLVKSFGQGGVGFYYREGPRGGWIHADTGLKRTWKG
- a CDS encoding DUF3460 family protein, with the protein product MKAAESRPWRPFHPGYVSEFEQFMRGYLDQHPAAVAEQRRGWYLWWERRQDVDARERALRDAVPTRPYYYR
- a CDS encoding transporter substrate-binding domain-containing protein — protein: MRRAVLTLIAASLLAGATLPAGAADLLATARARGTLKIALEGTYPPFNYKDPKTGELSGYDVDVARLLAAKLGLKPEFVATEWSAILAGLASGKYDIIVNQVGINPKREQVFDFSQPYTYSTPQLLQRQHDKAVYAALTDLRGKRLGVGQGSVFEQQAKAAPGIDVRSYPGAPEYLQDLAVGRIDAALNDSLMVAWLVKTSKLPLRAGARVGKVERMGIPFQKNNPQFKAAVDKALAEAAADGSLRAISQKWFDADVSKAP